The genomic region AAAACGACTGCCCGCCCGAAATAGTGTAGGGAATCTTGTGCTGGCGCAGCTGCTGCTCAAAAATGCGCGCTTGGTGATTGCCACGGTAGAGAATGGCGTAATCGAGGAACTTGGTGCGGTGTTCGAACTTGTGCGCGAGCAGCTTCATGACGACGGATTCTGCTTCGTGCTCCTCATCCTTGGCGGCGCTGACCTGGATCAGGTCGCCCATGCCGAGCTCGCTCCAGAGTTTTTTCTCGAACAGTTTGGGATTGTTGGCAATCACCTGGTTGGCGGCACGCAAGATGCGCACCGTGGAGCGGTAGTTCTGCTCCAGCTTGATCACCTTAAGCCGGCTGAAATCCTCGGTAAGCTGGCGCAGGTTCTCCACGTCGGCGCCGCGCCAGCCGTAAATCGCCTGGTCATCGTCGCCCACCGCGGTGAAGCGGCCCTCTACGCCGGTGAGCATCTTGACCAGCTTATACTGGCAGGCATTGGTATCCTGGTATTCGTCGATCAACAAATATTTCAGCTTGTGCTGCCATTTGCGCAATGCGTCGGGATGCTGCTCGAACAACTCCACCGGCAGCTTGATCAGGTCATCGAAGTCCACCGCCTGGTAAGCTTTCAGTGTCTGCTGGTAAACCTGGTATACCTTGGCTGCGGCATGGCTGAGTTCTTCATCCGCAAGCGCTGCGGCCTGGTCGGGGTTGATGAAGGCATTCTTCCAGCTGGAAATCTGCCATTGCGTCTTGCGCAGTAACTGCTTGTCCGTGGTGGCCAGCGCATCGGAGAGGATCTTGAAGCTGTCGGAGGAGTCGAGGATGGAGAACTGCGGCTTGTAGCCAAGTAGTTCGGCTTCCTGACGCAGCATCTGCAAGCCGAGCGAGTGGAAGGTAGCGATGGTAAGCCCTTTGGCGTTGGTGCCTTGCAGCAATTGACCAACGCGCTCCTGCATTTCCCGTGCTGCTTTGTTGGTGAAGGTGATGGCGGCAATTTCCTTAGGGGCGTAGCCACACTGCTCAATCAGGTAGCTGATTTTCTGCGTGATGACACGGGTCTTGCCGCTGCCGGCACCGGCCAGCACCAGCAGGGGGCCGTCCAGATATTTCACAGCTTCCCGCTGCTGGGGGTTCATGGAATTCAGCATGTTGATCTGCCTGCAGGCTCTATGGATGAATCTTGGAGAAAAGCTGCTACAAGCGTGTAACAACATCGGGTGGGATTTTAGCCTGTGACAGCTTGACTGGTCTAGGGCGGTGTGAGAGAGAGGCAAAAAAAAGCCTTGCCCAATCTCCGGGCAAGGCTGTTCAAACAGGGGCTGAGCTTGATCAGGCGTACAACCGGTTCGCCTTGCGGCGCGAAAGGAATCCTACCAGGCCCAGGCCTAGCGCCAGCATGGCATAAGAGCTAGGCTCTGGCACTGCAGTGACGCTGTAGAAGGTGAAGTCCGATTGCTTGACATTGGCAGGCGAGGTAAGGGCGAAAGACTTCACCGCATTGTCGCCAA from Methylobacillus flagellatus KT harbors:
- a CDS encoding UvrD-helicase domain-containing protein → MLNSMNPQQREAVKYLDGPLLVLAGAGSGKTRVITQKISYLIEQCGYAPKEIAAITFTNKAAREMQERVGQLLQGTNAKGLTIATFHSLGLQMLRQEAELLGYKPQFSILDSSDSFKILSDALATTDKQLLRKTQWQISSWKNAFINPDQAAALADEELSHAAAKVYQVYQQTLKAYQAVDFDDLIKLPVELFEQHPDALRKWQHKLKYLLIDEYQDTNACQYKLVKMLTGVEGRFTAVGDDDQAIYGWRGADVENLRQLTEDFSRLKVIKLEQNYRSTVRILRAANQVIANNPKLFEKKLWSELGMGDLIQVSAAKDEEHEAESVVMKLLAHKFEHRTKFLDYAILYRGNHQARIFEQQLRQHKIPYTISGGQSFFDKAEIKDLVSYLRLIANEDDDPAFIRAATTPKKGIGNTTLERLGEYASAHKMSLFEAAFEGDFQRTMGNRQLEDLLTFCQFINRIQVRAEKDPAGEVLNDLLNAINYEAFLYDTEEPRSAENKWKSVLDFVGWLTRKGDEDEKNLLALTQMISLMSMLEGREDEEPDAVKLSTLHASKGLEYGHVFLVGCEEGILPHRESVDQGKIEEERRLMYVGITRAQKSLHISWCRKRKRAGEFESCEPSRFIAELPEEDVRHSGQPQSDPAASKENARQRMAQIRAMLGSGTGNVS